A stretch of DNA from Silvanigrella paludirubra:
TCTTTCCAATCCAAATAAATATATTCCTTTTTTGAATAGCCATTTAATTCTATTTTATTTGGTGATGTATTAATAAATACTTCATTTGATAGAGAATAATTATCATTTGTATCAAATGTTTTAATGATATAATAATATTTTACACCGGGTTTTGCCGTATTGTCTTCAAAAAATAAATTAGTTAGACCTTTTTTTATTGAATAATAACCTTTTTGACTATGTAAAGATCGTTTGACTTCATAAGTAATTGGTAGATATGATTTTGCCTCATCCCATTTTAAAATAATTTTATTTTTTTCTAGTTTTGATATTAAATTGAGAGCAGGAGTGGGTCTTGTATGAATGATTTCTATATTAGATTCTATTTTATTTTTTTCTTTATCATAACCAATGATTTTGTAGTAATAGCTCATGCCATCTTTAATAGATAAATCTTCATAAAAATGAGATTGTATATTTTTTTCAATGATCTGATAATTATCTTCATCATAAGAAGATTTTAAAATTTCATAGGTGTAATTTTTTCTAGTTGTTCTTTTTTTCCAATTCAATATAATATGATTTTTGTCATATTTAAGTTTAAGTATAATTTCAGAATTTTCTATTTTATTACTATTTGTCTTATTTTTTGTTATGATTTCTTTTTTATCATCTGGTATATTAGTTTTATTTTTATCATAAATTTCAAAAAATTCTTTGAAAGAAAGTTTTTTAAGATCCGTTTTTTCTGAATTTGATGAACTTAATATAATTAAATTTTCTCTATCTATTTCATTAATTTCTTTTAGCTTTGAAATTAGAATAGGGATAATTATAATCTCTTTAGGATATATTAAATCGCCTTTTGATGGTTTTTTGTTAGGATTTAATTCTAGAGTTTTAAATAAATTCCCATTCTTTCCATAAATTGGAGAAGCGCCGTATTTTTTAAGTAATATACTTATCATATCTCCTTTTTTTACAGTATGTTCTATGTAAACATAACCTTCAGGTAATTGAGTTAATGTTTCAAGGGAAGCTTCTTTATAATGAATTGATGTGCTAAACTCATATTTTTTTAAATTAATTGCAAATTCATCTTTTTTCACTTCATAATTTGCTTTTTTGGGCAAAATTACGACTTCTCCTGGATAAATTAGATGGCTATTTTTTTTTCTTTTATTCTTGTTTAATTTTATAAATTCTTCAATATTCCCATTTTTACCATAAATTGGTCTTAAATTTTTTTTAATTAAAATAGATTCTATAGTATCATATTTTTGAATAATGTATGATTCATAATTATTTTCTTCGGCTTCAGTTTTTGATATGATAATACAATTGCTAATAAAATATATGATTAAATATAAATAATATATTAATTTATTTTTACTCAAGCAAACCTTGTCCTTATAAAACTTAAAAAATCATATATATTTCGGTATGTTTGCTTTTAGTTTTGAATATATTATTAAATATGTCTTTATTATGATTGGGAAAATATTATTCATTTATTGTTTTTTTTTAATTATAGTTGAAATGAATAAGCAAAATTTTCGGAGTCAAACAAATGAATTGAAATCAAAAATTTAAATTAAATTCGTTATGATATCCATAACCGAAAAAAATCAGTTTTTTGCTATCTCTAAAATATGATATTTTTATGTCAATTTGATGAATCTATTTTATAAATTAACTTCTTTTTTGTTATAATTAAAAAAAGAGGAGCTATTTATGAATATTAAAAAAATATTTACCCTATTTTTAATTTTATTGGCTGGGTTTATTTTAGGTGTTGGTTTTTCAAATAAAATTTTGCCCATTTTTAATAAAGAAATTGACATTGATGATATATTTGGGAAAAAACTAATTGAAGTAGATGGGATTCGTTTTACTTCAACCTCATTACCAAAAGAATCCATTTATGATTATTATAACCTAAAAAATAATATTTATCATGCTGAAAAAAATTTCTTAAACCAGACAGCTTTAAGAATTGCATTAACAAATGATTTTAATAAAAAAAATGCAAAACAGGAAGATTTTTTAACTTTGAAAGACTTGATTAAGTTAGATTATATTGATGATAAAATTGTGAAAAACTATTATGATGATATTTTAAAAAAAGAAGGAGTTGGTGTTTTCCAAGGAAAAACATTTGAAAATCTCAAAATACAATTGAAAAATCAGTTGATAAATCAAAAAATGATAGAAATTTCTGAGAAAAAAATAACTGAACTTCTTAAAAATAATAGAATTAAAATTCTAATCCCTGACTTAGAAAATCCTCCATTAAATATTGATATTTCATCTTTTCCTTCCTCAGGAAAAAAGCAATCTGAAATAACCTTATTAAATATTTATGATTATAATGAATTAAAAAGTAAAGAAAAAGAGGAAAAATTTGAAAAAATATTCAAAAAATATGGAGACAAGGTTAATTTTGTTTCAATACATTATTCGTCAAATAATAATAAAATGAATGAAATTTTAATAAACGGAGCTTATTGTGCTCAAAAACAAGGGACCACTTCATTTTTAAAATATAATAAGATGATCTTTCAACTTTCTTTATGGAAAGAAAAAAATTTATCTAACATAAAAGATATTAAGAATAAAGTAATAGAAATTGCAAAGTCATCAAATTTAAATTCAGAGATCTTTCAATCTTGCTTAGACTCTCAAAAAACATTAATTGAAAATCAATTGATACAACATCAATTAAGCAACTCATTCATAATTAAAAACTCACCAAATTTTTATATAAATAAAAATTCGAAATTATATTCACAAGAAGAAATAGAGCAGGCTTTAAGAAGGACTGTTCATTAATTATCTAGTTAAAATTTTGAACAAATAAAATTAAAATATTTAAATCATAATATAATTCATTAAGTTTAATTTATCATGAGGAAGATTATTGAAAATTAATATTATATCAAAATTTTATATATTTATGATATTAATTAATATGTTTTGTCTTTCTTGTAACTATAATCCTTTAGGGGGTTCCAATTCACATGTGGATATTGGAAATACTCCATTTTTAAATACACCAGCATCGTTTTATATCACATCAGCTTTAGCGGATGATAGCAAAGTTTATTTAAACTGGTCCGATTCACTTCGAGCTGATAATTATTCTGTAGTTTACGGAAGTTCTAGCGGAAATTATCCGAATAAAGTTAAATCTTGCAGTTCAATAAAGTTAAAAAAATGTTTAGTCGATAATTTATCAAATGGTGTTACTTATTATTTTAGTATCATAGCTACAAATAAATATGGCTCTATTAATTCAACAAATGAAGTTTCATTAACGCCTTCAATTTTTTCAATTATTGTTAAACCAAGTTCTCAAACTGCTTTGATAACTTGGGGCAATATTGATGGTGGATTAGGAAATACAACCTATACACTTCAATATGGAACTTCACCAGGAAGTGTGTCTCAAAGTATTTCTGGAGTGACAAGTTCTTATTTGGTAACAGGTCTCATTGATGGGTTTACTTATTATTTTCAGATTATTGCAAGCAATGACTCTGGAAATGTAGCAAGTAACACAGTATCAGCGCTTATCATAAATCCTCCATCTACTCCTACTTGGAATGGATCACCAAGCATTACTTCAAATTTAGTTACTTTAAATTGGAATGCCGCAGCCGGATCGGGAACAATAACATATTCATTATATCGTAGTTTAGTTTCTGGAAGTCAATATGAAATTGTCCCTAGTTGTTCATCTATTAGTGCTTTAACTTGTACTGATGATGCAGTAAATTTAATTCCTGCAAATTTATATTATTATATATTAATTGCGACAAATGAAGGAGGAAACTCTCCTTCTTCTTCAGAAATAAACATCACTACATATCCTGCAATACCAAATACTTTACTTGTCTCAGCTGCTTCTGCATCTAGTAATTTATTAAGTTGGTCATCTTTATATGGAAATGCTAATATTACGTTTAATATATATAGATCAATATCATCACCTGTTGGGATTATAATTGGAAATAAAATTGGAACTTCAAGTTCAACATATATTTCACCTAATTTAAATTATTTAGATATCACTTCATTTTTAGAAAATAAAATATATTATTATACTTTGACAGCAACGGACATAAGTGGAACTTCTTCAAATTCAATTGAACAAAGTATACCCTCTTCTTTATTAACAGCGCCTTCTTTATTGTCTTCTTCATCTGTATCTTCAAATTCACTAACATTAAATTGGACATTAAGTGTTGGAAACGCTCCATTAACTTTTAATGTTTATAGATCATTGACAAGTTCGCCAGCTAGTTGGGGTAGTCCTATTTATTCTGGAACATCTTCTTCGTTTATAGATAGTTCATTATCGGAAAATACGAATTATTATTACAAAGTTGGCGCATTAAATTCAAGGCCAAATGCAACGGAACAGGTTTCATCAGTATTTAGTACTTTAACTGCTTTACAAACGCCTCCTTCATTACTATCACCTACAAATGTAACTTATAATTCAATTACATTAAATTGGAATAGTTTACCAAATAATGGAACAGTTACTTATCAATTATTTAGATCTACTACGGGTTTAGCAGGAAGTTGGGGATCTGCTATTTTTACGACAACTTCAGCACTTACGTATACAGACAGTACAGGTTTATTAGAAAATAAAAATTATTATTATATGTTAACGGCTATAAATAATGCTACTGGTGCAACGGCATTGAGTTCAAATATAATTTCGGTAGCCACGGCTATAAATACTATTCCCACATTTAATACGGCAACAAATGTAACTTCATCTTCAATTACTTTAAATTGGAATGCATCACCAAATAATGGAGCTGTAACATATAATTTATATCGATCAACGAGTGGGATTTCAGGAACCTGGGGAAATCCTATTTATACAGGTTCATCATTAACTTACATTGATAATAATAATGGTCTTGGATTATCAGAAAATACAAATTATTATTATTATGTTTCAGCAATAAATAATTCACCAGGAGTAACAGCAGTTAATTCAACTACTTTACAAGTTACCTCTGCTTTACAAACAATACCATCGTTTATTTCTCCTGCAACAAATGTCACATCTAGTTCTATAACTTTAAATTGGAATATTGCGCCAAATAACGGAACAGTTACTTATAAATTATTTAGATCAACAACCGGTTTGGCTGGTAGCTGGGGATCCGCTATTTTTACAACAACTTCAGCACTGACATATACAGATAGCACTGGATTAATAGAAAATAAAAATTATTATTATATGCTTACAGAAACAAACTTATCACCAAGCGCTGTTACATTGAGTTCAAATAACTTTACGGTAACTACAGATTTGCTTTCTTCACCAAGTTTTATTTTGCCTGCAACAAGTGTGACAGACAATTCACTCACAATTAGTTGGAACCCCGTTCCTAATAATGGAACTGTTTATTATAGTTTATACCGTTCTACAACGGGCGTAGCAGGAACTTGGAGCGGTCCTATTAATTCCTCTTCAAGTGCAACTTCATTTAGTGATTCTGGACTTAGTGAAAACACAAAATATTATTATATGGTCTCAGCATCAAATTCTTCACCAACACCAACAACGAGAAGTTCTTCTTCAACAAACGTAACAACTGCTTTATTGTATGCCCCTACTTTATATGCAAGTACAGTTTCTACAGCTTCTGTTACCTTACAATGGAATGCTTCAAATGGAAATGGAGCTGTTCAATACAATATTTATCGTTCTACCTCTTTGCCAGTAAGTACAGCTTCTGGAGCGATTTGTTCTAATGTAACATTAACGTCTTGTACTGATTCTACAGTAAGCGCAAGTAATATTTATTATTATTTAATTACAGCAACAAATTCACAGAATACCATAACCGCAAATTCTCCTATAACGGTCACTACTTTACCTAATACACCTTTAGCTCCAACAATAGTTGCTACAAATGGAACAGTCGTTTTAAATTGGGCGCAAAGTTCGGGTGCAGCAACTCCGTCATTAATGACTTATTTAGTTCAGCGTTCTCGATCTCTTGCAACGGGTTATCAAGATGTAAGTGGCTGTTCAAGTGTTTCTAATTCAAGTTTAACATGTACAGATATTGTTCCTGTAGTTGATGGAAATCCTTATTACTATAAAGTAACAGCAATGACTGCAGGTGGTTCTTCTCCTGCTGCAAGTTCGGCAACAACAGTGACTCCTATAACTAATATTTCATCCGTGAGTGTAATTGTAACGGTAAGTAATGTCACTTTAAGTTGGAGTGGAGGAACAGGAGCAAGTAATTTTGCAGTTTATAAATCAACAACAGCAGCAGGATCTGCTCCTAGTAATGGTGGAATAAATACGGGTTGTACCAGCTCACCTTGTTCCTTTAGTGTTTCTTCTGGGCAAGAAATTTATTACACAATTGTTGCAAGTAATTCAGCAACGAACTCTTCTGCATCTACAACATCAAATGAATATTCTGCTGTTGTTCACTCTTCTCCAATAGGAACTTTAATAACTCAACCTAATCAAGTTTCTTTAACTTGGAGTTCTGTAGCAAATGCAACAAATTATACAGTTTATTATTCTTCAACATCTGGGACTGCAATTAGTGGAGGTGTTGTAGGCTGCGATGCAAATTTATCTCTATCATGTTCAATTACAGGATTAACAAATGGGCAAACCTATTATTTTGCTATCGTTATTACAAAATCAATTGGTGGTACGTTTAATGGAACAGAAGAGCTTGGTATTCCTATAGGCAATTTTGATATTACATCTATATCTCCCACAAGTGCAACAACCGCAAATATTAATTGGAGTACTTCTTTAGGTGCAACTAGCTATGATATTATTTATGGAACAAGTTCTGGAAATTATACTGTTACTTTGCCCACGGTGAGTTCTTCAGTTACCTTGCCGTATTCTTTTTCTGGGCTTTCTGCAGGAAATTTATATTATGTGATGGTAGTTGCAAAAAATGCCTATGGCTCGGTTAATGCAAATGCAGAACAGCAATTACAAATGCAAGTTGGTACGCCAACGGGCCTTTCTGTTTCTAGTGTGACTTCATCTTCTTCTTCATTATTTTGGAATATATTTTCAGGAAATCCTAATGTAACATATAATATTTATCGTTCAAATAGCAACTCTTCCCCATTTGTTGCAAATCCATCAGCCGCTGCTTGTTCTATCGTTTCAACAAGTTCGCCAAATAATGTGTGTACGGATTCAGGTTTAAGCGAAAATACAAATTATTATTATGTAATTACTTCATCTAATTCACTAGGAGAATCGGCTCAATCAAGTATAGTTTCTACAACTACAGCATTAAGTACAATTCCATCATTTAATACAACAACAAATATTACTCCATCTGCTATGACATTAAATTGGAATTCTGCCCCTAATAATGGCGCAGTTGCGTATAAACTTTATCGTTCTACATCAAGTGCAACTGGTCCATGGACAGGGCCAATAAACTCATCTTCAACTGCATTAACTTATTCAGATACTGGTTTATCTGAAAATACAAACTATTATTATTATGTTTCTGCAACAAATACAGCTCCAAGTGCTGTTCCATTAAGTTCTTCGGTTCTTTCTATATCTACTGCTTTATCTACTATTCCGACATTTATAACTCCAGCTACTAACGTAACAGACAATAGTCTCACTTTAAATTGGAATTCAGCACCAAATAATGGAATCGTTACTTATAAATTATATCGCTCAACAAGCGCAACAGGCCCTTGGATAGGTCCTATTAATACACCATCTAGTTTAACTTCATTTTCAGATACAGGTTTATCTGAAAACACAAATTATTATTATTATGTTTCAGCATCTAATTCTTTATCAGGAGCTGCCGCTATAAACTCTGCGGTAACTCAGGTAACTACAGCGATTTCGACAACTCCTACTTTTATTACACCTGCAACTAGTATAACAACTTCTAGTTTAAAATTGAATTGGAATTCAATTCCAAATAATGGAACAGTTACTTATAAATTATATCGATCAACAACAGGGGCCTTGGGAAGTTTTGGTTCTGCTATTTTTACCACAAATTCAGCAACTTCTTATTCTGATTCCGCATTGAGTGAAAATACAAATTATTATTATCAACTAACTGTTACGAATAATGCACCGAGTGCTCAAACAATAACATCATCGACATTTTTAGTAACTACAGCTCTTGTCACAACTCCAGTTATCATTTCAGTTACAAATGTTACTTCTTCTGCTTTGAAAATAAGTTGGAGCTCAGCACCAAGTAATGGTTCTGTTACCTATAATTTATACCGTTCCTTAACGGGGAGTGCGGGAAGTTGGGGTACAGCTATTTATTCTACTTCAAGTGCAAATTTTTATAATGATTCTGGTTTAAGTGAAAATACAAATTATTATTATATGGTCTCTGCAACAAATAATTCTGGTGCAACAAATATAAATTCAAATTCATATTTAGTTACGACAGCAATAGCAACTTTACCATCATTTATTATATCATCGACAACGGCCACTGCAACTTCTATACAACTGACATGGAGTACAATTCCGAATAATGGAACTGTTACTTACAGTTTGTATCGCTCTACAACAGGAATTGCAGGTACATGGGGCACTGCAATTAACACCACAACGAGTGGGACAAGTTATTCAGATACAGGATTAAATGAAAATACGATTTATTATTATTTATTAACAGTAAGCAATAATGCTCCAGGGGCAACGCCTCTTAATTCTACAACTTATTCAGTAACAACAGACTTACAATCGTTGCCAACATTTAATTCAGCAACAAATATTACATCAAGCTCCATTACTCTGAATTGGAATTCTTTTGCTAATAATGGAACAGTTACTTATAAATTATATCGATCTTTAACCGGTGCTGTAGGAAGCTGGGGATCACCTATAAATACCCCATCCGCTTTAACAACATTTACAGATTCGGGATTAAGTGAAAATAATATTTATTATTATATGGTAACAGCTTCCAACTCAACAATTACGCCAACAACAAAAAATTCTACAACTCAAACAAATACAACAGCATTAGCAACTCCTCCTGTATTAACTAATATTGCTTATTCAACAACAACGGGAACATTTCAATGGAATGCAGTCTCTGGAAATGGATCTGTAAATTATTCTTTGTATCGTTCGACTTCTTTACCAGTCAGTACTTCAGGAGGGGCTATTTGTACAAATCCTGCTAGTAATACTTGCACAGATAGTACAATGGTATCAAGTTCAGTTTATTATTATGTTGTTACGGCAACAAACTCACAAAATACAGTTACCTCCACTGTTATTACAGTAACAACAAAACCAAATACACCAACAGCACCCACAACAAGTGCAACAGATGGTTCTGTTACGATAACATGGGCTTCCAGTGTAGGATCTGGAACATCGGCAATTACATCATATTATGTTCAAAGATCTAGAGTATTAGGTTCTGGATATCAAAATGTAAATGGATGTACAAATATTTCAGATTCAAGTCGCTCTTGTATTGATATTGTTCCTACAGTTGATGGAAGTCCTTATTATTATAAAGTAACAGCATTTACTCCTGGCGGAGATTCTTTAGCTGCGAGTTCTGCAACTACGGTAACACCAATAACACCAATTACTTCTGTTACAACAGTAACATCATCAACAAATATTATTTTAAGTTGGAGTGGCGCAACGGGTGCTTCTTCTTACAAGGTATATAGTTCAACAACGGTTGGAGGCTCTGTTCCAGCCACAGGAACATTAACGGCTTGTTCTTCTTCTCCATGCAATTTTACGGTAGGAACTCTTGGTCAAACGATTTATTATACTATTGTTGCTTCAAACTCAGGAACAAATACAACAGCAACAACTCAATCTGCAGAAGCTTCGGCGACTCCTTTAAATTCTCCGTTATTACAAGTAACAGCGCAAAATTCTCAAATTACTGTGAGTTGGTCTTCAGTAACAAACGCAACGAATTATAAAATTTATTATTCTTCAACATCAGGCCAAGCAATCAGCGGAAATGTATTGGGATGTGATGCCTTGTTAACTTTGTCTTGCACAATTTCTGGATTAACAAATGGTCAAACATATTATTTTGCTCTTTCTGTAACAAGAAGTATTGGTGGAACTTTTATTGGAACGGAAGCATCTGGTGTACCAATTGGAAGTTTATCCATAACTTCTATTCTCTCTGCAACAAACACGGCTAATGTAACGTGGACAACCTCTTCTGGAGCAACGAGTTATGATGTGACTTATGGAACTGTTTCTGGAACTTATACAAATACTTCAAATATTGTTGCTGTCGCTGGATCTAGTCAGTCAGCTACGATTGCATCTTTAAGTGCAGGCACAACGTATTATTTTATGGTTCGAGCAAAAAATTCAAATGGCTCGGTTAATGCTAATGCTGAATATATTACTGTGACAACTCCTATTTCGCCTTCTGGATTTTCTATTTTAGGAGCTTCAAATAATACTTCAACTTTGCAGTGGAATAATAACGTAACAAATTTAGGAATTACATATAAAGTATATCGTTCCTCTCAAAGTAGTTTTAATATAACAGATTCTGGTGTTGTTTTTGCTTGTTGGTTTTATACAGCTTCATCATCTCCATCACAATTAAGTTGTGTTGATAATACAACACCAACATTAACTGAGAATACAAAGTATTATTATAAAATTATCGCAGTTACAGATGCGGTAGTTTCTATTTCATCTCTTTCTTCAAGTTCTTCAAGCGCCATTTCTGTTACAACTCAATTTAATCCAACAAATAGTTACAGTTTAAGTGTTTCGAATTTAACTTCTACTTCTTTAACACTGACCTGGAATTTAAATGTAGGTAGTGAGTCTATTTCTTATGCTGTATTTCAATCAAATTCTGCATCAGCAGCATCAACTGGTGTTGTTATTAATTGTTCTCCTGCTGTTTCAAGTTCCTTGCCAACGGCAACAAACGTTTGTAATGTATCAGGCTTGTCTCAAAATCAACAATATTATTTTGCTGTAAAAGCATCTAATAATGCTCCTCTTGGTTCAACAACATTGATATCAAATGATCTAGCTGTTGTAACGCCAATTGCATCAAATACAACTTTTACACCTATTGCTTCAAATGTTTCAGATACTTCTGTTACTTTAAGTTGGGTATTTAATTATGGAAACTCAAATGTTAATTATACAATTTTACAAAATGGTGTAGCTGTTACTTCTGGTCAAGTATCTACATGTACTTTGTCAAATAAAACTCCTTCAAGTACACAAGTAAGTTGTAATGTTACTGGAATTAGTCAGAACACTTCTTACGCATTTTCTGTTAAAGTAACAAACGTTTCTTTAGCTACATCTACAATTACCTCAAATTCAGTAAGTATTATTACTCAGTTTACTTTAGCAACTACTTTTGTTTTATCAGCAGGATCAGCTTCTGATACAACGGCCACTTTAACTTGGATTATGAATGTAGGAACATCTTCTGTTAATTTTTCAGTTTTATCTTCTGGTACTTCTGTATCGGCTTCAAGTATATCAGGATGTCTCTTAACTGGAAAAACACCATCATCAACTCAAGTTTCTTGTACAGTAACAGGATTAACACAGAATACCAGTTATGCATTTTCTATTCAGGCAACAAATTCGGCAACGGGAGGAAGTACAAGTATTGTTTCAAATACTTTAAATGTTATTACACAAATTTCTGCTTCAACAACATTTTCGGTATCGGCAACCCCAGTTACCGATTTAACAGCTACTTTAAATTGGGTATTTAATTATGGAAATTCTTCTATGAATTATACCATATTAATTAATGGAAGCCCCGTCTCTGCATCACAAATTCTTGGATGCACATTATCAAATGTTTCAGTTTCTTCAACTGCTGTGAGTTGTCAGGTAACAGGATTGGCACAAAATACAAATTATATATTTAAAGTTCAGGCAACAAATAATGCTACTGGAGGTGGTAATACTGTCACCACTTTACCTATAACAGTCATAACTCAATTTACAGCGGGTACTTCTTTTGTTTTATCATCTGGAAGCGTAGCAGATACATCTGTTACATTAAATTGGGTTATGAACGTTGGAAATGCTTCAGTCAATTATTCAGTTTTATCTTCTGGAAGTGCGCTCTCTGCATCTAATATTTCAACTTGCTCATTGACAGCTAAAACTCCCACTTTAAC
This window harbors:
- a CDS encoding thioredoxin domain-containing protein: MNIKKIFTLFLILLAGFILGVGFSNKILPIFNKEIDIDDIFGKKLIEVDGIRFTSTSLPKESIYDYYNLKNNIYHAEKNFLNQTALRIALTNDFNKKNAKQEDFLTLKDLIKLDYIDDKIVKNYYDDILKKEGVGVFQGKTFENLKIQLKNQLINQKMIEISEKKITELLKNNRIKILIPDLENPPLNIDISSFPSSGKKQSEITLLNIYDYNELKSKEKEEKFEKIFKKYGDKVNFVSIHYSSNNNKMNEILINGAYCAQKQGTTSFLKYNKMIFQLSLWKEKNLSNIKDIKNKVIEIAKSSNLNSEIFQSCLDSQKTLIENQLIQHQLSNSFIIKNSPNFYINKNSKLYSQEEIEQALRRTVH